The Pyricularia oryzae 70-15 chromosome 5, whole genome shotgun sequence genome includes a region encoding these proteins:
- a CDS encoding meiotic chromosome segregation protein: MTDKSSSNNPGSSLGTAAERLAARKPIPKPVPAYLPHPGSALAVDKQLYQTIQEAPRVLLEEFTLPIRSGRAWKASAGSIVRISTPEGPQVGDLNIWNAHNPRERFWASRTKQLHASHVSTHDRLWSCLPYMRPLATIVADSLAWYGVDETGGRVHDLLGTRCDPYINTVLSGGSYDFQCHSNLTRAVVPFGLEERDVHDVINLFQVTGLDDEGRYFMNPCPAQAGDYIEFLCEQDLLFALSTCPGGDLSLWGFGSDSEKEMIKCCRPLKVEVFALQDGGALLESKGWKPAEKSAYAGRHGMHVPLGEGIN, translated from the exons ATGACGGACAAAAGCAGCTCCAACAATCCCGGCTCATCTCttggcaccgccgccgaACGACTTGCCGCCCGCAAGCCGATCCCCAAGCCGGTGCCGGCCTATCTACCCCACCCCGGCTCGGCTTTGGCCGTCGACAAACAGCTGTACCAGACGATTCAAGAGGCGCCGCGAGTGCTTCTGGAAGAATTCACCTTGCCTATTCGATCGGGGCGGGCGTGGAAGGCATCGGCGGGGTCCATAGTGAGAATCAGCACGCCAGAGGGGCCGCAAGTGG GCGACCTCAACATCTGGAATGCGCACAACCCCCGCGAGCGCTTCTGGGCCAGCCGCACAAAGCAGCTGCACGCGTCTCACGTGTCCACGCACGACCGGCTGTGGTCCTGCCTGCCGTACATGCGACCTCTGGCCACCATCGTCGCCGACTCGCTGGCCTGGTACGGGGTCGACGAGACGGGCGGCCGCGTGCACGACCTGCTGGGCACTCGCTGCGACCCTTATATCAACACCGTGCTCAGCGGCGGCAGCTACGACTTTCAGTGCCACTCCAACCTCACCCGGGCCGTCGTGCCCTTTGGCCTCGAGGAGAGGGACGTCCACGACGTCATCAACCTGTTTCAGGTCACGGGGCTGGACGACGAGGGCAGGTATTTCATGAACCCGTGTCCCGCGCAGGCCGGGGATTACATTGAATTTCTGTGCGAGCAGGATCTGTTGTTTGCCTTGA GCACCTGTCCTGGTGGCGACCTCTCTCTCTGGGGCTTCGGCAGCGACAGCGAAAAGGAAATGATCAAATGCTGCCGGCCGCTCAAGGTCGAGGTATTTGCTCTTCAGGACGGCGGTGCACTTCTCGAGTCCAAGGGGTGGAAGCCTGCGGAAAAATCAGCATACGCAGGCAGGCACGGGATGCATGTCCCGCTAGGAGAAGGCATAAATTAA
- a CDS encoding nitrate reductase 1: MTRYTTQEQDKKSKASSMSIPHRPVTKVMGPHEETTNRPDQWKIAQGMAGALLPALDMTGPETKEIPPQKFGPLTKDEEAIKSVGDRSKLFARERKGWKGFVEWENYPEKKAAAHKILSSQTWPPNPEYQLAEIPGTNPVLPGTRFKLWHHALGGELEDVVDDSWNCVLEEKHVDMLHLLQFPYNGEPPKRLTAAKDITPNPLHFVRNHGGIPSIEKDDFSFDVDGLVKNPKTFTLDDLMDESRFPRMEKHVTIQCSGTRRIEQIVKYPGQGDEVPQAPWAEGAIGTAKWTGVSLKAVIKECGGMVDGAKHVEFYGADTYVKSEKAMNYVVSVPWSKVKANEVMLAWAMNDEPLPKIHGFPLRTVVFGYIGARSVKWLYRIKAIKQPSRAPVQTQEYLYFPQQVGKHNFNLTDGIQIQEMPVSSAIMSPWMKQVVIHNGKIRCNGWAYSGGGRWPERVELSADGGFNWYTVPLENLSKKRKWTWRTWHMELPCDVEGWIEIVVRCWDNSLNTQPPEVRTAWNWGLHVTSSCHRVSVYSINKTRPKTQARMAELEGKNIPIVPITVPLEVPAQGSDEYEEFWRTHEPRDAEE; this comes from the exons ATGACAAGGTACACTACTCAGGAGCAGGATAAAAAGTCGAAAGCAAGCAGCATGTCCATTCCTCACAGGCCCGTCACCAAAGTCATGGGTCCCCATGAGGAGACCACCAATAGGCCTGACCAATGGAAGATCGCCCAAGGCATGGCCGGCGCCCTCCTGCCAGCATTGGACATGACCGGCCCCGAAACCAAAGAAATTCCACCCCAGAAATTTGGGCCCCTTACCAAAGATGAGGAAGCCATCAAGTCTGTTGGCGACCGATCAAAACTGTTTGCTAGGGAGCGAAAGGGGTGGAAGGG CTTTGTCGAGTGGGAAAACTACCCCGAGAAAAAGGCAGCTGCCCACAAGATCCTCAGCTCCCAGACCTGGCCACCCAACCCAGAGTACCAGCTTGCTGAGATTCCGGGAACAAACCCGGTCCTCCCTGGCACCCGCTTCAAGCTTTGGCATCACGCTCTGGGCGGCGAGCTCGAAGACGTGGTTGATGATTCCTGGAACTGTGTGCTCGAGGAGAAGCATGTTGATATGCTCCACTTGCTGCAGTTCCCCTATAACGGGGAGCCGCCCAAGCGCTTGACGGCAGCCAAAGACATAACGCCCAACCCGCTGCACTTTGTACGGAACCACGGCGGTATCCCCTCCATCGAAAAGGATGATTTCAGCTTCGACGTCGACGGTCTCGTCAAGAACCCCAAGACGTTTACGCTCGACGACCTCATGGACGAGTCCCGATTCCCGCGCATGGAGAAGCACGTAACCATTCAGTGCTCGGGCACGCGTCGCATTGAGCAGATTGTCAAGTACCCCGGCCAGGGTGACGAAGTACCCCAGGCGCCATGGGCAGAAGGAGCCATCGGGACGGCCAAGTGGACGGGAGTCAGCCTCAAGGCGGTCATCAAGGAGTGCGGTGGTATGGTCGACGGAGCCAAGCATGTCGAGTTCTACGGCGCCGACACCTATGTCAAGAGCGAAAAGGCCATGAACTATGTGGTCAGCGTGCCGTGGTCCAAGgtcaaggccaacgaagTGATGCTGGCCTGGGCCATGAACGACGAGCCGCTGCCCAAGATCCACGGGTTCCCCCTGCGGACGGTGGTCTTTGGCTACATCGGGGCGCGCAGCGTCAAGTGGCTGTACCGAATCAAGGCCATCAAGCAGCCGAGTCGCGCGCCGGTCCAGACGCAGGAGTATCTCTACTTCCCGCAGCAGGTGGGCAAGCACAACTTCAACCTGACCGACGGCATCCAGATCCAGGAGATGCCGGTCAGCTCTGCCATCATGTCCCCATGGATGAAGCAGGTGGTGATCCACAACGGCAAGATACGATGCAACGGCTGGGCCTACTCGGGCGGTGGCCGGTGGCCCGAGCGGGTCGAGTTGTCGGCCGACGGGGGCTTCAACTGGTACACGGTGCCGCTCGAGAACCTGTCCAAGAAGCGAAAGTGGACGTGGCGGACGTGGCACATGGAGCTTCCCTGCGACGTCGAGGGTTGGATAGAGATCGTCGTGCGGTGCTGGGACAACAGCTTGAACACGCAGCCGCCCGAGGTGCGCACGGCCTGGAACTGGGGCTTGCACGTCACCAGCTCGTGTCATCGCGTGTCGGTGTACAGCATCAACAAAACCCGGCCCAAAACCCAGGCTCGCATGGCAGAGCTTGAGGGCAAGAACATCCCCATCGTACCTATCACCGTACCACTCGAAGTCCCAGCGCAGGGTTCAGACGAGTACGAGGAGTTTTGGCGGACCCATGAGCCCCGAGATGCCGAAGAGTAG